The Ruegeria sp. YS9 DNA segment GAGGGTCCGCGCAATGTAAATGCGTATTGGATTAACACCGACGACAAGGTGCGGCTTCGCGTTGCCCATTGGCCGTCCGAAGATGCCGCAAAAGGCACGGTGTTTGTGTTCCAGGGGCGAACGGAGAATATCGAGAAGTACGGTCGTGCGGTCGAAGCTCTGCAATCGGCAGGGTATTCAGCTTTCGCGATTGATTGGCGTGGTCAGGGGCTTTCTGATCGTGCTGACGAAGATCGCATGTTGGGCCATGTTGATAATTATTCCGATTATCAGAAAGACGTGGCGGCGATGCTCAAAGCCGCCGAAGCGCTGGACGTTCCGAAGCCTTGGTTTCTGTTCGGGCACTCATTAGGGGCCTGTGTCGGCCTGCGGGCGCTGTCAGAGGGTTTGCCCATGTCGGCGTGTGCGTTCTCTGCGCCGTTGTGGGACATAAATCTGTCTGCGTTTCAGCGGTTCGCAGCGTGGCCTCTGACATGGACGGCCCAGCTCATTGGTAAGGGTCACGCCTATGCACCGGGCACGCGCGGGGAAAGCTATGTGCTGACGACCCCATTTGACGAAAACCGGCTGACCCACGACGAAAGCAGCTATCGTTATTATCAGAGCGTTTCAGAGAACTTGGAGGATCAGCAAGTCGGTGGACCAAGCATGGGCTGGCTGTATCAAACGC contains these protein-coding regions:
- a CDS encoding alpha/beta hydrolase; this encodes MNRTGVLEEAPFFPDVAEGPRNVNAYWINTDDKVRLRVAHWPSEDAAKGTVFVFQGRTENIEKYGRAVEALQSAGYSAFAIDWRGQGLSDRADEDRMLGHVDNYSDYQKDVAAMLKAAEALDVPKPWFLFGHSLGACVGLRALSEGLPMSACAFSAPLWDINLSAFQRFAAWPLTWTAQLIGKGHAYAPGTRGESYVLTTPFDENRLTHDESSYRYYQSVSENLEDQQVGGPSMGWLYQTLKETKALSKIASPDVPCITFCGAEDSIVAIPAVEDRMARWSRGKFELIPNARHDVLYELPSIREKVITDICDLFSKAGAK